The sequence below is a genomic window from bacterium.
CTGGCCCGCCTCATGGGGAACGGGATGAGCGTGGCCCGGTTGAATTTCGCCCATGGGACCCTGCCACAGCACGCCGCGGACATCAAGATCATCCGGGAGGTCGCGTCCCAGGAACGGGCCAAATGCCCCATTTTCATCGACCTGCCCGGCCCCAAGATCCGCGTGGGGAAGCTGAAGCAGCAGCCCATGTATCTGCACAAGGGCCATGTCATCTACCTGACCTCCCGCAAGATCCTCCGGCTCTTCCACGAGAGCATCCCCGTCGATTACCCCCATTTGACCCAGAGCGTGCGGCTGGGCGGCCTCATCTACCTGAATGACGGTTTCATCCAGCTCAAGGTCCTGGAGATCCGTCCGGCCCTGGTGAAATGCGAGGTGCTGGTGGGCGGGCCCCTCTTGTCCCACAAGGGATTGAACATCCCCGACGGGAAGATCTTCGCGGAGCCGGTGACCGAGGAGGACCTGAAATACGTGGATTTCGGCCTGGAGCACGGCATCGACCTCTTCGGGGTCTCCTTCATCGAGAAGGCCGAGGACATCCTCAAGATCAAGGCCTATGCCAAGAAGAAGGGCAAGCGCATCCACACCATCGCCAAGATCGAGCGCGCCGAGGCGGTCAAGAACCTGGACGGGATCTTGAAGGTCACCGACATGGTGAGGGTGGCCCGGGGCGACCTGGGGGTGCAGATCCCCATCGAGGAAGTGCCCCT
It includes:
- a CDS encoding pyruvate kinase, with amino-acid sequence MKPRHMKTKIVCTIGPASRSGEKLARLMGNGMSVARLNFAHGTLPQHAADIKIIREVASQERAKCPIFIDLPGPKIRVGKLKQQPMYLHKGHVIYLTSRKILRLFHESIPVDYPHLTQSVRLGGLIYLNDGFIQLKVLEIRPALVKCEVLVGGPLLSHKGLNIPDGKIFAEPVTEEDLKYVDFGLEHGIDLFGVSFIEKAEDILKIKAYAKKKGKRIHTIAKIERAEAVKNLDGILKVTDMVRVARGDLGVQIPIEEVPL